Proteins encoded by one window of Burkholderia plantarii:
- the era gene encoding GTPase Era: protein MNAPATPAFRCGMIAIVGRPNVGKSTLMNALVGQKISITSRKAQTTRHRITGIHTLPDAQYIFVDTPGFQTRHSTALNRTLNRTVTSTLTSVDAILFVIEAGRFGPDDQKVLDLIPPKVPTLLILNKLDRINDKSTLFPFLKQMGELRPFAEVVPLSAKQDDDIRRLMNTVKPYLPEGDPIYGEDDLTDRSSRFLAAEILREKVFRWTGDELPYTSTVIIDKFEEEGRLTRVFATILVERDSHKAMVIGKKGAKLKQISTEARLDMEKLFDGPVYLETFIKVKSGWADNEAGLRAYGYE, encoded by the coding sequence ATGAACGCACCCGCCACCCCCGCATTCCGTTGCGGCATGATCGCCATCGTCGGCCGGCCGAACGTCGGCAAGTCGACGCTGATGAACGCGCTCGTCGGCCAGAAGATCAGCATCACCTCGCGCAAGGCGCAGACCACGCGCCACCGCATCACCGGCATCCACACGCTGCCCGACGCGCAGTACATCTTCGTTGACACGCCGGGCTTCCAGACGCGCCACAGCACCGCGCTGAACCGCACGCTGAACCGCACCGTCACCTCGACGCTGACTTCGGTCGACGCGATCCTGTTCGTGATCGAGGCCGGCCGCTTCGGCCCGGACGACCAGAAGGTGCTCGACCTGATTCCGCCCAAGGTGCCGACGCTGCTGATCCTCAACAAGCTCGACCGCATCAACGACAAGTCGACGCTGTTCCCGTTCCTGAAGCAGATGGGCGAGCTGCGCCCGTTCGCCGAGGTGGTGCCGCTGTCGGCCAAGCAGGACGACGACATCCGCCGCCTGATGAACACGGTCAAGCCTTACCTGCCCGAGGGCGACCCGATCTACGGCGAGGACGACCTGACCGATCGCAGCTCGCGCTTTCTCGCGGCCGAGATCCTGCGCGAGAAGGTGTTCCGCTGGACGGGCGACGAGTTGCCGTACACGAGCACCGTGATCATCGACAAGTTCGAGGAGGAGGGGCGCCTCACGCGCGTGTTCGCGACGATTCTCGTCGAGCGCGATTCGCACAAGGCGATGGTGATCGGCAAGAAGGGCGCCAAGCTCAAGCAGATCAGCACCGAGGCGCGGCTCGACATGGAGAAGCTGTTCGACGGCCCGGTTTATCTCGAAACCTTCATCAAGGTGAAGAGCGGCTGGGCGGACAACGAAGCGGGGCTGCGTGCCTATGGGTACGAATGA
- the recO gene encoding DNA repair protein RecO produces MGTNDGRHDGSDGADEVPVSVVEPPASVPPAEPARPRKTRRAAPRASDFRVAEQPGFVLHSHPYRETSLIIDVLTRDHGRVALVAKGAKRPHSALRGVLQTFQPLALSWSGKSEMRTLTGAEWVGGMLPLGGDALLCGFYVNELLVKFCAREDPFPALFQHYLVTLARLAHDEPAVQVLRSFERVLLRETGYARALNRTVARRAVIADGRYVFDPERGVREAGEDTPSHWPIVSGQTLLDMEEDDYHRAQTVAQSKTLMRFLLNTYLGGTPLATRQILIDLQNL; encoded by the coding sequence ATGGGTACGAATGACGGCAGGCACGACGGCTCCGACGGGGCCGACGAGGTGCCCGTCTCCGTCGTGGAACCGCCGGCCTCCGTGCCGCCCGCCGAGCCGGCGCGGCCCCGCAAGACGCGCCGCGCCGCGCCGCGCGCATCCGATTTTCGCGTCGCCGAGCAGCCCGGCTTCGTGCTGCACAGCCATCCCTATCGCGAAACCAGCCTGATCATCGACGTGCTGACGCGCGACCACGGCCGCGTCGCGCTCGTCGCGAAGGGCGCCAAGCGCCCGCATTCGGCGCTGCGCGGCGTGCTGCAGACGTTCCAGCCACTCGCGCTGTCGTGGTCCGGCAAGTCGGAGATGCGCACGCTGACGGGCGCGGAGTGGGTGGGCGGGATGCTGCCGCTCGGCGGCGACGCGCTGCTCTGCGGGTTCTACGTCAACGAACTGCTGGTCAAGTTCTGCGCGCGCGAGGATCCGTTCCCGGCGCTGTTCCAGCACTACCTGGTGACGCTCGCGCGGCTTGCCCACGACGAGCCGGCCGTGCAGGTGCTGAGATCGTTCGAGCGCGTGCTGCTGCGCGAGACCGGCTACGCGCGGGCGCTGAACCGGACCGTGGCGCGCCGCGCCGTCATCGCCGACGGCCGCTATGTGTTCGACCCGGAGCGCGGCGTGCGCGAGGCCGGGGAGGACACACCGTCGCACTGGCCGATCGTCTCGGGTCAGACATTGCTCGACATGGAGGAGGACGATTACCATCGTGCCCAGACGGTTGCGCAAAGCAAGACGCTGATGCGCTTCCTGCTCAATACCTATCTGGGCGGCACGCCACTCGCGACGCGCCAGATCCTCATCGACCTGCAAAACCTATGA
- the rpoE gene encoding RNA polymerase sigma factor RpoE encodes MSEKEIDQVLVERVQKGDKAAFELLVSKYHRKILRLISRLVRDPAEVEDVAQDAFIKAYRALPQFRGESAFYTWLYRIAVNTAKNYLATQGRRAPTSTEADAEEAETFSDADQLRDINTPESMLMSKQIAETVNAAMALLPEELRTAITLREIEGLSYEEIAEMMDCPIGTVRSRIFRAREAIANKLRPLLDTPEGKRW; translated from the coding sequence GTGAGTGAAAAAGAAATCGATCAGGTTCTGGTCGAGCGCGTACAGAAAGGCGACAAGGCGGCGTTCGAACTCCTGGTCTCCAAATACCACCGCAAGATCCTCCGGCTGATCTCGCGCCTCGTGCGTGACCCGGCCGAGGTCGAAGACGTGGCCCAGGACGCGTTCATCAAGGCCTACCGGGCGCTGCCGCAATTCCGCGGCGAGTCCGCTTTCTACACGTGGTTGTACCGGATTGCCGTCAACACGGCGAAGAACTACCTTGCGACCCAGGGGCGCCGCGCGCCGACCTCGACTGAAGCGGATGCCGAAGAGGCTGAAACTTTCTCCGACGCGGACCAACTAAGGGATATCAACACGCCCGAGTCGATGTTGATGAGCAAGCAGATCGCCGAAACGGTGAACGCGGCGATGGCGCTGTTGCCCGAGGAATTGCGCACGGCCATCACGCTGCGGGAAATCGAAGGCCTGAGTTACGAGGAAATCGCGGAAATGATGGATTGCCCCATCGGCACCGTGCGTTCGCGTATCTTTCGGGCCCGGGAAGCGATCGCCAACAAGTTGCGGCCGCTGCTCGACACGCCGGAAGGCAAGCGCTGGTAG
- the rnc gene encoding ribonuclease III, translating to MSQSQLESRLRYEFRNAELLRQALTHRSHSATHNERLEFLGDSVLNCAVAALLFQRFGKLDEGDLSRVRANLVKQQSLYEIAQALNIADGLRLGEGELRSGGFRRPSILADAFEAIIGAVFLDGGFEAAQGVIKRLYIPILDHIDPRTLGKDAKTLLQEYLQGHKIALPTYTVVATHGAAHNQQFEVECTVPKLDVKVSGSGASRRAAEQAAAKKALDEVMARPMAAAKSKRSKSARASKSEPEIVPGVKGVQEALDLRAAPEHKERTVISVPGAAKAPAEAAERGAPPVAVIRAVAHADAAPEKTERGAKPSAADKPASADKPAAPSVPATPEKPALAEQLAADRPMTDPAPAAGPPVPADKPATDKSAVERSASAGNPVSTDKADTAPRGAGAPDRTLRVRDAANVVPDADADLSVTPLRVADAGR from the coding sequence ATGTCTCAGTCCCAGTTGGAAAGCCGGCTGCGCTACGAATTCCGCAATGCGGAATTGCTGCGTCAGGCTTTGACCCATCGTAGCCACAGCGCCACGCATAACGAACGGCTCGAGTTTCTCGGCGACTCCGTTCTGAATTGCGCGGTAGCGGCCCTTTTATTCCAGCGTTTCGGCAAACTGGACGAAGGCGACCTGTCGCGGGTGCGCGCGAACCTCGTCAAGCAGCAGTCGTTGTACGAGATTGCTCAGGCGCTCAATATTGCCGACGGCCTGCGGCTCGGCGAAGGGGAACTGCGCAGCGGCGGGTTCCGCCGGCCGTCGATCCTCGCGGACGCGTTCGAAGCCATCATCGGGGCGGTGTTCCTCGATGGCGGCTTCGAAGCCGCCCAAGGGGTGATCAAGCGCCTCTACATCCCGATCCTCGACCATATCGATCCGCGCACGCTCGGCAAGGACGCGAAGACGCTGCTGCAGGAATATCTGCAGGGCCACAAGATCGCGCTGCCGACCTACACGGTCGTGGCTACCCATGGTGCGGCGCACAATCAGCAGTTCGAGGTGGAATGCACTGTGCCGAAGCTCGACGTGAAGGTGTCGGGCTCCGGCGCGAGCCGCCGCGCGGCCGAGCAGGCTGCCGCGAAGAAGGCGCTCGACGAGGTGATGGCGCGCCCGATGGCGGCTGCCAAGTCGAAGCGCTCGAAGAGCGCGCGTGCGTCGAAGAGCGAGCCCGAGATCGTGCCGGGCGTGAAGGGCGTGCAGGAAGCGCTCGATCTGCGCGCGGCGCCGGAGCACAAGGAGCGCACCGTGATCTCGGTGCCGGGCGCGGCGAAGGCGCCGGCCGAGGCCGCCGAACGCGGCGCGCCGCCGGTGGCCGTGATTCGCGCGGTCGCGCACGCCGACGCGGCGCCGGAGAAGACCGAGCGCGGCGCGAAGCCGTCCGCCGCCGACAAGCCCGCGAGCGCCGACAAACCGGCGGCACCCTCCGTGCCGGCTACGCCGGAGAAGCCGGCCCTGGCCGAGCAGCTGGCCGCCGACCGGCCGATGACGGACCCGGCGCCCGCGGCCGGGCCGCCGGTTCCCGCTGACAAGCCCGCGACCGACAAGTCCGCCGTCGAAAGATCCGCGTCCGCCGGCAATCCGGTTTCCACCGACAAGGCCGACACCGCGCCGCGCGGTGCGGGCGCGCCGGACCGCACGTTGCGCGTGCGTGACGCCGCGAATGTGGTGCCCGACGCGGACGCCGACCTGTCCGTCACGCCATTGCGCGTGGCCGATGCCGGTCGTTGA
- a CDS encoding MucB/RseB C-terminal domain-containing protein, whose protein sequence is MRTLLLNRATSGWTRLAALVLCAAALLSVHSHAIAQQPVDPAAGPQAAAAWLDRIQQAAQQQSYDGTFVFQRGTYVQSSRITHIAAKGGEYEQIESLDGKPRKLLRHNDDLVTFVPERRLCVVERRQNRDAFPALLGASGAEVLSVYDLKPLGQDRVAGVDAQVAELVPKDGYRYAYKLWTDAKTGLLLRTQTLDADDHVLEQVAFSQLQIGQENPAQKTAIANGIHNLSGCTVVRPPVQSVDIESQGWRIAPSVAGFRKIREVRRPMAARDANEPPIPVDQAVFTDGLATISVFLEPAEKGTRKEGAGSTGATHVLVKRRGDFWITLLGEVPPATLQQFAAAIEYKPSK, encoded by the coding sequence ATGCGGACATTGCTGTTGAATCGCGCCACTTCCGGCTGGACGCGGCTGGCTGCGCTTGTGCTCTGCGCGGCCGCTTTGCTTTCCGTTCATTCGCACGCCATCGCGCAGCAGCCGGTCGATCCGGCCGCCGGCCCGCAAGCCGCTGCCGCATGGCTCGACCGCATCCAGCAGGCCGCGCAGCAGCAAAGCTACGACGGCACGTTCGTGTTCCAGCGCGGCACTTACGTGCAGTCCTCGCGCATCACCCATATCGCCGCCAAGGGCGGCGAGTACGAGCAGATCGAAAGCCTTGACGGCAAGCCGCGCAAGCTGCTGCGCCACAACGACGATCTCGTCACGTTCGTGCCGGAGCGCCGGCTCTGTGTGGTCGAGCGCCGCCAGAACCGCGACGCGTTCCCGGCGCTGCTCGGCGCGAGCGGTGCCGAGGTGCTGTCCGTGTACGACCTGAAGCCGCTCGGCCAGGATCGCGTGGCCGGTGTCGACGCGCAGGTCGCCGAACTGGTGCCGAAGGACGGCTACCGTTACGCCTACAAGCTCTGGACCGACGCGAAGACGGGCCTGCTGCTGCGTACCCAGACGCTCGATGCCGACGATCACGTGCTCGAACAGGTGGCATTCTCGCAATTGCAGATCGGCCAGGAGAACCCGGCCCAAAAGACGGCAATCGCGAACGGCATCCACAATCTGAGCGGCTGCACGGTGGTGCGTCCGCCGGTGCAGTCGGTCGACATCGAATCGCAGGGCTGGCGGATCGCGCCGAGCGTGGCTGGTTTCCGCAAGATCCGCGAGGTGCGCCGTCCGATGGCCGCGCGCGACGCGAACGAGCCGCCGATTCCGGTCGACCAGGCCGTCTTCACCGACGGGCTCGCGACGATCTCGGTATTTCTCGAACCGGCGGAGAAAGGCACGCGCAAGGAAGGCGCGGGCAGCACGGGCGCGACGCACGTGCTGGTGAAGCGCCGCGGCGATTTCTGGATCACGCTGCTCGGCGAAGTGCCGCCGGCGACGTTGCAGCAGTTCGCGGCTGCCATAGAATACAAGCCTTCGAAGTAA
- the pdxJ gene encoding pyridoxine 5'-phosphate synthase, with amino-acid sequence MSFFLTALNAIDLGVNIDHVATLRNVRGTAYPDPIRAALAAEQAGADAITLHLREDRRHIRDADVRALRPLLTTRMNLECAVTPEMLDITCEVRPHDACLVPEKRAELTTEGGLDVAGHFEAVRAACRQLADAGVRVSLFIDPDETQIRAAHEAGAPVVELHTGAYAEAREAAAQQREYERVVAAVDAGVALGLKVNAGHGLHYTNVQQIAAIDGIVELNIGHAIVAQSIFTGWDNAVREMKAIMVAARVAARHGGR; translated from the coding sequence ATGAGCTTCTTCCTGACCGCGCTGAACGCCATCGATCTTGGCGTCAACATCGATCACGTCGCGACGCTGCGCAATGTTCGCGGCACCGCCTATCCGGACCCGATCCGCGCGGCGCTCGCGGCCGAGCAGGCCGGTGCCGACGCGATCACGCTGCATCTGCGCGAGGATCGCCGCCACATCCGCGACGCGGACGTGCGCGCGCTGCGCCCGCTGCTCACCACGCGCATGAACCTCGAATGCGCGGTCACGCCGGAAATGCTCGACATCACCTGCGAGGTGCGTCCGCACGATGCCTGCCTCGTGCCGGAGAAGCGCGCCGAGCTGACCACCGAGGGCGGGCTCGACGTGGCCGGCCATTTCGAGGCGGTGCGCGCGGCCTGTCGGCAGCTCGCCGACGCGGGCGTGCGCGTGTCGCTGTTCATCGATCCGGACGAGACCCAGATCCGCGCGGCCCACGAGGCCGGCGCGCCCGTGGTCGAACTGCACACCGGCGCCTACGCCGAGGCGCGCGAGGCGGCCGCCCAGCAGCGCGAGTACGAGCGCGTGGTGGCCGCCGTCGACGCCGGCGTCGCGCTCGGCCTCAAGGTCAACGCGGGCCACGGCCTGCACTACACGAACGTGCAGCAGATCGCGGCGATCGACGGCATCGTCGAGCTCAATATCGGGCACGCGATCGTCGCGCAGTCGATCTTCACGGGCTGGGACAACGCCGTGCGCGAGATGAAGGCGATCATGGTCGCCGCGCGCGTGGCGGCGCGCCACGGCGGCCGCTGA
- a CDS encoding DegQ family serine endoprotease, translating to MIKFTLRPWMAAAALTACLPVASLAAQTAASVQGASAPITVPVAPPSAPAARAALPDFADLVEKAGPAVVNIRTTATVPADPRGGAFPQGPDDGDMSEFFRRFFGIPLPGAPGSPGTPKNAPPDAPDTEQNRGVGSGFILSPDGYVMTNAHVVDDADTIYVTLTDKREFKARLIGVDERTDVAIVKINASSLPTVAIGDSNKVRVGEWVVAIGSPFGLDNTVTAGIVSAKGRNTGDYLPFIQTDVAVNPGNSGGPLINMQGEVIGINSQIYSRTGGFMGISFAIPIDEAMRVAEQLKATGKVTRGRIAVAIGEVTKDVADSIGLPRAEGALVSSVEAGGPADKAGVQPGDIILKFNGRQVDEATDLPRMVGDTKPGTKATLTIWRKGSARDLPITVAEVPAENNARTDGKPSQPAKPRQSNALGLTVSDLTADQLKTAKVPNGVHVDLAEGPAARAGLKRDDIVIRVGDTDITSAKQFVEVTSKLDPQKMVAVLVRRGDNTQFIPLRPRQK from the coding sequence ATGATCAAGTTCACGCTGCGTCCCTGGATGGCCGCGGCGGCGCTGACGGCTTGCCTGCCCGTCGCGTCGCTGGCGGCGCAAACTGCCGCGTCCGTGCAGGGCGCGTCCGCACCGATCACCGTGCCGGTCGCACCGCCCAGCGCGCCGGCGGCGCGCGCGGCGCTGCCCGATTTCGCGGATCTGGTCGAGAAGGCCGGCCCGGCGGTCGTGAACATCCGCACCACCGCGACCGTGCCGGCCGACCCGCGCGGTGGCGCGTTCCCGCAGGGGCCGGACGATGGCGACATGTCGGAGTTCTTCCGCCGCTTCTTCGGCATTCCGCTGCCGGGGGCGCCGGGCTCGCCCGGCACGCCGAAAAACGCGCCGCCCGACGCGCCCGACACCGAGCAGAACCGCGGCGTGGGCTCGGGCTTCATCCTGTCGCCGGACGGCTACGTGATGACGAACGCGCACGTGGTCGACGATGCCGACACCATCTACGTCACGCTGACCGACAAGCGCGAGTTCAAGGCTAGGCTGATCGGCGTGGACGAGCGCACCGACGTGGCGATCGTCAAGATCAACGCGAGCAGCCTGCCGACCGTGGCGATCGGCGATTCGAACAAGGTGCGCGTGGGCGAGTGGGTGGTCGCGATCGGTTCGCCGTTCGGGCTCGACAATACGGTCACGGCCGGCATCGTCAGCGCGAAGGGCCGCAACACCGGCGACTACCTGCCGTTCATCCAGACCGACGTGGCGGTCAATCCCGGCAACTCGGGCGGCCCGCTGATCAACATGCAGGGCGAGGTGATCGGCATCAACTCGCAGATCTACAGCCGCACCGGCGGCTTCATGGGCATTTCGTTCGCAATTCCGATCGACGAGGCGATGCGCGTGGCCGAGCAGCTGAAGGCCACGGGCAAGGTCACGCGCGGCCGCATTGCGGTGGCGATCGGCGAGGTCACGAAGGACGTGGCCGACTCGATCGGGCTGCCGCGCGCGGAAGGCGCGCTGGTCAGCAGCGTCGAGGCGGGCGGCCCGGCCGACAAGGCCGGCGTGCAGCCGGGCGACATCATCCTGAAGTTCAACGGCCGCCAGGTGGACGAAGCCACCGACCTGCCGCGCATGGTCGGCGATACCAAGCCGGGCACCAAGGCGACGCTGACGATCTGGCGCAAGGGCAGCGCGCGCGACCTGCCGATCACGGTCGCGGAGGTGCCGGCCGAGAATAACGCGCGCACCGACGGCAAGCCGAGCCAGCCCGCCAAGCCGCGCCAGAGCAACGCGCTCGGGCTGACGGTCAGCGACCTGACGGCGGACCAGCTGAAGACGGCGAAGGTGCCGAACGGCGTACACGTCGACCTGGCCGAAGGGCCGGCCGCGCGGGCGGGCCTGAAGCGCGACGACATCGTGATCCGGGTCGGCGACACCGATATCACCAGCGCGAAGCAGTTCGTCGAGGTCACCTCGAAGCTCGATCCGCAGAAGATGGTCGCGGTGCTGGTGCGGCGCGGCGACAACACGCAGTTCATCCCGCTGCGGCCGCGGCAGAAGTAG
- the lepA gene encoding translation elongation factor 4: protein MDHIRNFSIIAHIDHGKSTLADRIIQVCGGLTDREMEAQVLDSMDLERERGITIKAQTAALTYRARDGKVYNLNLIDTPGHVDFSYEVSRSLSACEGALLVVDASQGVEAQTVANCYTAIELGVEVVPVLNKIDLPAANPDNAITEIEDVIGIDATDATRCSAKTGLGVEDVLESLIAKVPPPKGDPDAPLQALIIDSWFDNYVGVVMLVRIVNGTLRPKDKIKLMATGAQFPVEHVGVFTPKSRNLESLSAGQVGFIIAGIKELTAAKVGDTVTHAMKAATEPLPGFKEVKPQVFAGLYPVEANQYDALRESLEKLKLNDASLQYEPEVSQALGFGFRCGFLGLLHMEIVQERLEREFDMDLITTAPTVVYEVVQSDGSTIKVENPAKMPEPARIEEVREPIVTVNLYMPQDYVGSVITLCTQKRGSQINMQYHGRQVQLTYEIPMAEIVLDFFDRLKSVSRGYASMDYEFKEYRASDVVKVDMLINGDKVDALSVIVHRSQSQYRGREVAAKMREIIPRQMYDVAIQAAIGAHIIARENIKALRKNVLAKCYGGDITRKKKLLEKQKEGKKRMKQVGSVEIPQEAFLAILRVEDK, encoded by the coding sequence ATGGATCATATTCGCAATTTCTCGATCATCGCTCACATCGACCATGGCAAGTCGACGCTCGCGGATCGCATCATCCAGGTTTGCGGCGGTCTGACCGACCGCGAGATGGAAGCCCAGGTGCTCGACTCGATGGATCTCGAGCGCGAGCGCGGCATCACGATCAAGGCCCAGACGGCGGCGCTCACGTACCGCGCCCGCGACGGCAAGGTCTACAACCTGAACCTGATCGACACCCCGGGGCACGTCGACTTTTCCTACGAAGTCAGCCGCTCGCTGTCGGCCTGCGAGGGCGCGCTGCTGGTGGTGGACGCGAGCCAGGGCGTCGAGGCGCAGACGGTCGCGAACTGCTACACGGCGATCGAGCTCGGCGTCGAGGTGGTGCCGGTACTGAACAAGATCGACCTGCCCGCGGCGAACCCCGACAACGCGATCACCGAGATCGAGGACGTGATCGGCATCGACGCGACCGACGCGACGCGCTGCAGCGCGAAGACGGGGCTCGGCGTGGAAGACGTGCTCGAGTCGCTGATCGCCAAGGTGCCGCCGCCGAAGGGCGATCCGGACGCCCCGCTGCAGGCGCTGATCATCGATTCGTGGTTCGACAACTACGTTGGCGTGGTGATGCTGGTGCGCATCGTCAACGGCACGCTGCGCCCGAAGGACAAGATCAAGCTGATGGCCACCGGCGCGCAGTTCCCGGTCGAGCACGTCGGCGTGTTCACGCCAAAGTCGCGCAACCTGGAATCGCTCTCGGCGGGGCAGGTCGGCTTCATCATCGCCGGCATCAAGGAACTGACGGCCGCCAAGGTCGGCGACACCGTCACGCACGCGATGAAGGCCGCCACCGAGCCGCTGCCGGGCTTCAAGGAAGTGAAGCCGCAGGTGTTCGCGGGCCTCTATCCAGTCGAGGCGAACCAGTACGACGCGCTGCGCGAATCGCTCGAGAAGCTCAAGCTCAACGACGCGTCGCTGCAGTACGAGCCGGAAGTCTCGCAGGCGCTCGGCTTCGGCTTCCGCTGCGGCTTCCTCGGCCTGCTGCACATGGAGATCGTGCAGGAGCGGCTCGAGCGCGAGTTCGACATGGACCTCATCACCACCGCGCCGACGGTGGTCTACGAGGTCGTACAGAGCGACGGCAGCACGATCAAGGTCGAGAACCCGGCCAAGATGCCGGAGCCGGCCCGCATCGAGGAGGTGCGCGAGCCGATCGTGACCGTGAACCTCTACATGCCGCAGGACTACGTCGGCTCGGTCATCACGCTCTGCACGCAGAAGCGCGGCTCGCAGATCAACATGCAGTACCACGGCCGCCAGGTGCAGCTGACCTACGAGATTCCGATGGCGGAAATCGTGCTCGATTTCTTCGACCGGCTGAAGTCGGTGTCGCGCGGCTACGCGTCGATGGACTACGAGTTCAAGGAGTATCGCGCCTCGGACGTGGTCAAGGTCGACATGCTGATCAACGGCGACAAGGTCGACGCGCTGTCGGTCATCGTCCACCGTTCGCAGTCGCAGTACCGCGGCCGCGAGGTGGCGGCGAAGATGCGCGAGATCATCCCGCGCCAGATGTATGACGTCGCGATCCAGGCGGCGATCGGCGCGCACATCATCGCGCGCGAGAACATCAAGGCGCTGCGCAAGAACGTGCTGGCCAAGTGCTACGGCGGCGACATCACGCGTAAGAAGAAGCTGCTGGAAAAGCAGAAGGAAGGCAAAAAGCGCATGAAGCAGGTGGGTTCGGTCGAGATCCCGCAGGAAGCGTTCCTCGCGATCTTGCGTGTCGAAGACAAATAA
- a CDS encoding glutaredoxin family protein → MALTLYGRGWCHLCDEMRAALAPLATEFGVAVDYLDIDADPALVARYDEDVPVLLLDGVELCRHRLDPRCVRTALERRAAAC, encoded by the coding sequence ATGGCGCTCACGTTGTACGGCCGCGGCTGGTGCCACCTGTGCGACGAGATGCGCGCCGCGCTGGCACCGCTCGCGACCGAATTCGGCGTGGCCGTCGATTATCTCGACATCGACGCCGATCCGGCGCTTGTCGCGCGCTATGACGAGGACGTGCCGGTGTTGCTGCTCGACGGCGTCGAGCTGTGCCGGCATCGCCTCGATCCGCGGTGTGTGCGGACGGCGCTCGAACGTCGCGCGGCGGCTTGCTGA
- a CDS encoding sigma-E factor negative regulatory protein has protein sequence MGSVSTQSQAGSHGEQVSALVDGEASAGSLGQVLAGFGVTERRTWADYHAIGDALRSDELAIEPAVSQAFGARFAAAFAAEPHLIAPAAVTVASAATAEAAARRQPLRRRVLPAFAVAAAAATLTWIVVPQLQGTAGQAGGTVQVASVAPQDLQRVAASSRQDVNIIRDASLDQYLEAHQQFAQQPVVSGSMPLIRTAVATQGQ, from the coding sequence ATGGGGTCGGTCTCTACGCAATCGCAAGCAGGCTCGCACGGCGAGCAAGTCTCCGCACTGGTCGACGGTGAAGCGTCGGCTGGTTCGCTCGGGCAGGTTCTGGCCGGTTTCGGCGTCACGGAGCGTCGCACTTGGGCCGATTATCACGCGATCGGCGACGCGCTGCGTTCCGACGAACTCGCGATCGAACCGGCCGTCAGCCAGGCTTTCGGCGCCCGGTTCGCGGCCGCGTTCGCGGCCGAGCCGCACCTGATCGCGCCGGCCGCCGTCACGGTGGCGTCGGCTGCCACGGCCGAAGCGGCCGCGCGGCGTCAGCCGCTGCGCCGCCGCGTGCTGCCCGCGTTCGCGGTTGCCGCCGCCGCGGCCACGCTGACCTGGATCGTCGTGCCGCAGCTGCAGGGCACGGCCGGTCAGGCTGGCGGCACGGTACAGGTCGCCTCGGTCGCGCCGCAGGATCTGCAGCGCGTGGCCGCGTCGAGCCGTCAGGACGTCAACATCATCCGCGACGCGAGCCTCGACCAGTATCTCGAAGCCCACCAACAATTCGCGCAGCAGCCCGTCGTGTCGGGTTCGATGCCGCTCATTCGTACCGCCGTCGCCACGCAAGGCCAATAA
- the lepB gene encoding signal peptidase I, with translation MNFALILFVLVVLTGIAWVLDKLVFLPRRRKAADEAAAEFDRQQARVGERFVDENAAETRAKLRDDKLRQPWWLEYTASFFPVILAVFVVRSFVVEPFKIPSGSMVPTLLVGDFILVNKFEYGLRLPIGNQKITQGSPLSRGDVVVFRYPKDESVDYIKRVIGLPGDTVQYLDKKLTINGQPVPETPLPDFFDEERMNYAKQYEETIDGTRKNAILNNPAVPPFVMGAYDFPYKNNCTYNEHGVICKVPPGHYFMMGDNRDNSADSRYWGFVPDSDIVGRAFFIWMNFSDLKRIGSFH, from the coding sequence ATGAATTTCGCATTGATTCTTTTTGTGCTCGTCGTCTTGACGGGTATCGCGTGGGTGCTGGACAAACTGGTGTTCCTGCCGCGCCGGCGCAAGGCGGCCGACGAGGCCGCCGCCGAGTTCGACCGCCAGCAGGCGCGCGTCGGCGAACGCTTCGTCGACGAGAACGCGGCCGAGACGCGCGCCAAGCTGCGCGACGACAAGCTGCGTCAGCCGTGGTGGCTCGAGTACACGGCGAGCTTCTTCCCGGTGATCCTGGCGGTGTTCGTGGTCCGTTCGTTCGTGGTCGAGCCGTTCAAGATCCCGTCGGGTTCGATGGTGCCGACACTGCTGGTCGGTGATTTCATCCTCGTGAACAAGTTCGAGTACGGCCTGCGCCTGCCGATCGGCAACCAGAAGATTACCCAGGGCAGCCCGCTCTCGCGCGGCGACGTGGTGGTGTTCCGCTATCCGAAGGACGAGTCGGTCGACTACATCAAGCGCGTGATCGGCCTTCCCGGCGACACCGTCCAGTACCTCGACAAGAAGCTGACGATCAACGGCCAGCCGGTGCCCGAGACGCCGCTGCCCGACTTCTTCGACGAAGAGCGCATGAACTATGCGAAGCAGTACGAGGAGACCATCGACGGCACGCGCAAGAACGCGATCCTGAACAATCCGGCCGTGCCGCCGTTCGTGATGGGCGCCTACGATTTCCCGTACAAGAACAACTGCACGTACAACGAGCACGGTGTGATCTGCAAGGTGCCGCCGGGCCACTACTTCATGATGGGCGACAACCGCGACAACAGCGCGGACAGCCGCTACTGGGGCTTCGTGCCCGACAGCGACATCGTCGGCCGCGCGTTCTTCATCTGGATGAACTTCAGCGACCTGAAGCGGATCGGCTCGTTCCACTGA